Within the Mycobacterium gordonae genome, the region CAAGGCACGCAGGGTGAACACCAGGAACATCACCGACAGCGCCCAGGCGAAGAAGTTGTCCGGGCCCAACAGGAACGCGAACGCCTTGTACCAGAGCCACATAATCCAGGACACCGGGTAGTAGACGAAGTCCAAGCTGAAAAAATCAAACAACAGATTCACTCTCCCCTTGCTTCGCCGAGCGGTCCTCGACCGCCCCGCGCGAGACGTCCACGTCGGCCGGGCACCCACAGCGCTCCGGAATCGGATCCCATCCTCCCCGATGCCAGGGACCACACTTGCCCAGTCTGACCACGGCCAGCCAGCTCCCCCGAATCAATCCATATTCAGTGAGAGCTTCAACGGCGTATTGACTGCAGGTGGGCATGAACCGACACGTTGCCGGTCGCAACGGCGAAACCATGTGCCGGTAAAGCTGAATGAGGTAAATCAGTGCACCCGCGATCGGGGCGCCGAGCCCGCGGGCGGACGGGACCACGCGCGCAGAGTTGGACAGCGAAGTGGTCACCGCTCGGTACCCGCGACGTGGAATGCCCGCCGCAACCCGCTGCGCAGCTGTTGCTCCAACCACGCCGATGACACATTCCGACTGCTGGGCAGGGCACGGATCACGACCTGGTCACGTGGATGCAGACCTTCCAACATCGGGCGCGCCACGTGCCGCAGCCGTCGCGCCACCCGGTGTCGTTCCACGGCGGTACCCACTCGCTTGGCGATGATCAGGCCCAC harbors:
- the yidD gene encoding membrane protein insertion efficiency factor YidD, coding for MSNSARVVPSARGLGAPIAGALIYLIQLYRHMVSPLRPATCRFMPTCSQYAVEALTEYGLIRGSWLAVVRLGKCGPWHRGGWDPIPERCGCPADVDVSRGAVEDRSAKQGESESVV
- the rnpA gene encoding ribonuclease P protein component, translating into MLSARNRMRRSTEFDATVKYGMRTVQPDVIVHVRRASEREDAEGPRVGLIIAKRVGTAVERHRVARRLRHVARPMLEGLHPRDQVVIRALPSSRNVSSAWLEQQLRSGLRRAFHVAGTER